One window of the Rhodothermales bacterium genome contains the following:
- a CDS encoding DUF5655 domain-containing protein, whose product MSDIKLFATNGGNVREIPGTSTALEKSLQTLIENHLATFLQMRFVASEYSTGVRHGGRIDTLALDENGCPVIIEYKRATNENVINQGLFYLDWLMDHQAEFELKVQKELGQEAMDSVDWSAPRLVCIAGGFTKYDEHAVQQMNRNIELIRYRRFGDELLAFEMINAVTSTGQGVDAVGKSPSSTSSKPKTVLDNLAMMDQERSDLFDALRSYVFALGDDVQEKTLKHYIAFKRLSNFVCVGYWPTTRALTMWVKVNPDTIALQEGFTRDVRSIGHLGTGDLEITLRTMSDLERAKPLIEKSYEGS is encoded by the coding sequence ATGAGCGATATCAAACTGTTTGCAACCAATGGCGGGAACGTCAGGGAAATACCTGGAACATCCACGGCCCTTGAAAAATCGCTCCAGACCCTCATCGAAAACCATCTTGCGACGTTTCTACAGATGCGCTTCGTGGCATCGGAATACTCAACGGGTGTCCGACACGGCGGACGCATTGATACGTTGGCGCTCGACGAAAACGGCTGCCCTGTGATTATTGAATACAAACGAGCCACGAACGAAAACGTGATCAACCAGGGCCTGTTCTATCTGGATTGGCTCATGGATCACCAGGCCGAATTCGAATTGAAAGTCCAGAAGGAACTCGGGCAAGAAGCGATGGACTCCGTGGATTGGTCTGCACCACGACTGGTGTGCATTGCCGGCGGATTCACCAAATACGATGAGCACGCGGTCCAGCAAATGAATCGGAACATTGAGCTCATCCGGTACCGGCGTTTTGGAGACGAACTGCTGGCCTTCGAAATGATAAATGCAGTCACAAGTACAGGTCAGGGCGTCGATGCCGTTGGGAAATCTCCCAGCTCAACTTCCAGTAAGCCGAAGACGGTGCTCGATAATCTAGCGATGATGGACCAGGAGCGTTCCGACCTGTTCGATGCGTTGCGCTCGTATGTCTTTGCTCTCGGAGACGACGTCCAGGAAAAAACACTCAAGCATTACATCGCATTCAAGCGGCTGTCCAACTTCGTCTGCGTTGGATATTGGCCAACTACGAGGGCGTTGACGATGTGGGTGAAGGTAAACCCAGACACCATTGCGCTTCAGGAAGGTTTCACGCGAGATGTGCGGTCAATCGGACATTTAGGCACTGGAGACCTCGAAATCACGCTTCGAACCATGTCCGACCTGGAACGTGCGAAGCCCCTCATTGAGAAATCGTACGAGGGGAGCTGA
- a CDS encoding restriction endonuclease subunit S — protein MRTDSLFRVNNIRVQADDMSESEVFHYSIPNVQQTGTGAVEDGNTVDSDKVLINGVALLVSKLNPRKGVVCKAAPKPGLLTVASSEFVQLEAQGVELDWAYRLYQSENIRSYLSSIVQSATRSHQRAAPSQIAKLWIVVPPDYEQRAIASFLDRETAKIDTLIAKKEKLIELLVEKRTALITQAVTKGLDPNVPMKDSGVEWLGMVPEHWEVSKISWQFRTGSGTTPSGEHWYGGDVPWITTSELREKTVSETTKYVTRDAVNCVSGLRIHPKGSLAIAMYGATIGRLGFLGVDAAVNQACCVLTATDTMKERFTYYSFLAGRSWIVAQAYGGGQPNLGQDFIRQLRMPHPSDREQENITAFLDRETARIDTLTDKVHEAIDRLKEYRTALISAAVTGKIDVRNAA, from the coding sequence ATGCGCACTGATTCCTTATTCCGCGTAAATAATATCCGGGTGCAAGCGGATGACATGTCAGAATCTGAAGTATTTCATTACTCCATTCCCAATGTTCAGCAAACCGGGACCGGTGCTGTTGAAGACGGCAATACCGTTGACTCCGACAAAGTGCTGATAAACGGCGTTGCGTTACTCGTATCAAAGCTAAACCCCCGAAAAGGCGTAGTCTGCAAAGCCGCTCCCAAACCAGGTTTATTGACGGTAGCATCCTCCGAATTCGTTCAATTGGAGGCGCAGGGTGTCGAACTTGACTGGGCGTACAGGCTCTATCAGTCAGAAAATATTCGGTCATATCTTTCATCAATCGTCCAATCAGCGACAAGAAGTCATCAGAGGGCAGCGCCATCCCAAATAGCCAAGTTATGGATTGTCGTACCACCTGACTATGAGCAACGCGCCATCGCCTCCTTCCTCGACCGCGAGACGGCCAAGATTGACACACTGATCGCCAAGAAGGAAAAGTTGATCGAGCTCCTTGTTGAAAAGCGCACGGCGCTCATTACGCAGGCTGTCACGAAGGGACTTGACCCCAACGTTCCAATGAAGGATTCCGGTGTGGAGTGGCTCGGGATGGTGCCGGAGCATTGGGAGGTGTCAAAGATAAGTTGGCAGTTCCGAACTGGTAGCGGAACGACGCCGTCTGGGGAGCACTGGTATGGAGGTGACGTCCCGTGGATTACCACAAGTGAGCTTCGGGAAAAAACAGTGAGCGAGACGACTAAATACGTAACGCGCGATGCCGTCAATTGCGTTTCCGGCCTGCGTATTCATCCCAAAGGAAGCTTGGCTATAGCTATGTATGGAGCAACAATAGGTAGACTAGGTTTCCTGGGTGTGGACGCAGCGGTGAACCAGGCTTGTTGTGTACTCACAGCAACTGATACGATGAAAGAGAGGTTTACGTATTATTCGTTTCTCGCAGGTCGGTCTTGGATTGTTGCGCAAGCATACGGTGGAGGACAACCCAACCTTGGGCAAGACTTCATTCGACAGCTAAGAATGCCACACCCTTCAGATCGAGAACAGGAAAATATTACGGCATTTCTCGATCGCGAAACCGCCCGTATCGACACGCTTACCGATAAAGTCCACGAAGCCATCGATCGCCTGAAGGAATACCGCACGGCGCTGATTTCAGCAGCAGTGACCGGCAAAATTGACGTGAGGAACGCCGCATGA
- a CDS encoding type I restriction endonuclease, which translates to MTVSTNEAALESAIERMLVHGTALGGTVGEPRLEYGEFGSPGGFEKRTQADYDINRSLIQDDLISFVQGTQPKEWAKYKQHHAESARTKFCQRVAREIDRRGAVEVLRKGVKDTGCHFHLAYFPPASALNEELQNLYAANIFAVIRQLHYSIKNKNHSLDLVLFLNGIPLFTAELKNAITGQTVKDAMRQYREDRDPKEPLFAFGRCLGHFAVDTDLAYVTTRLDGVRTRFLPFNRGYALGAGNPPSKTSYSTAYLWESIWTKRSILNLIRHFIHRVELFDENGKKTKQHALIFPRYQQLDAVRTLVADAKKHGAGKRYLIQHSAGSGKSNTIAWLAHQLSTLHGIDDKRVFDSIIVVTDRRVLDRQLQQTIQQFEQTLGIVQNIDKTSSQLGKALEDGKTIIVTTLQKFGVIVNAIGELKGKRFAVIVDEAHSSQSGESAKSLKKVLVKDGIAEEELEEDEVDNAVLKEIAARGRQDNLSTFAFTATPKPKTLELFGVRQPDGRFSAFHLYSMKQAIEEGFILDVLRNYTTYTAYWRLLKTVEDDPRYDTGKATYLLKNFVELHEEAIRQKVGIMVDHYASHVKHRIAGKAKAMIVTRSRLHAVRYKLAIDAYIQEKGYSFKTLVAFSDKVDDGGKTYTEAGMNGFSDTQTAKTFNQDAYRIMVVANKFQTGFDQPLLHTMYVDKKLGGVGAVQTLSRLNRTHPDKVDTMVIDFANEAEDIQKAFADYFETTILTEGTDPNLIYDVEARLEEHGVYERAEIEQVAGYVFGKKRVDSSKVYAVVGKAVARYKMLEDEEQKAFKSQLSEYIRLYSFLAQVMPFKDISLEKLFVFARFLRPLIAGDKEVLPVEVTSNVDMGTYRLHETFSGATSVEQGEGALQPQGAKEHHVSPAADEEPLSQIIKLLNDRFGLKLGPEHEETIGKVLTTLDGDASLGTIVQANTRDNAKLSFDHKAEDVLQDIVDTNYELYKLITNNDKAGRVLKDFLFDQFASKHRRAADLVKKHESKTLEFKSTLRWDVKLGQNNPKVVTHAVLKTLAAFMNTDGGDLLIGVDDSGKVLGLDADGFDSEDAFMLHLTEQTRNALGDLAATLIDPAMQNVGARRVCLVSCKRSSVPIYLKWKGTEKDEERGDFYVRQGQGPGTVLLQ; encoded by the coding sequence ATGACGGTGAGCACCAACGAAGCTGCTTTGGAATCTGCCATTGAGCGGATGTTGGTGCACGGTACGGCACTGGGGGGCACGGTTGGTGAGCCAAGACTGGAGTACGGTGAATTCGGTTCGCCGGGTGGATTTGAAAAACGCACACAGGCTGATTACGACATCAACCGAAGCCTCATTCAGGATGACCTCATATCTTTTGTACAGGGAACGCAGCCCAAGGAGTGGGCCAAGTACAAGCAGCATCATGCGGAGTCGGCGCGGACGAAGTTCTGCCAGCGCGTGGCGCGTGAAATCGATCGGCGTGGAGCAGTCGAAGTGCTCCGGAAGGGAGTTAAGGACACGGGCTGCCACTTCCACTTGGCCTATTTCCCGCCAGCCAGTGCACTGAACGAGGAACTCCAGAACCTCTACGCGGCGAACATCTTCGCGGTCATCCGCCAGCTGCACTACAGCATCAAGAACAAGAACCACAGCCTGGACCTGGTGCTCTTTCTGAACGGCATCCCGTTATTTACGGCCGAGCTCAAGAATGCCATTACCGGTCAGACGGTGAAGGATGCCATGCGGCAGTACCGGGAAGACCGCGATCCCAAGGAACCCCTGTTCGCCTTCGGGCGGTGCCTTGGGCACTTTGCGGTCGACACGGACCTTGCCTACGTGACGACGCGTCTGGATGGCGTCAGGACACGTTTCCTGCCCTTCAATCGCGGCTATGCCCTCGGCGCGGGCAACCCGCCGTCGAAGACCAGTTATTCCACGGCGTATCTGTGGGAATCCATTTGGACCAAGCGAAGCATCCTGAATCTGATTCGGCATTTCATCCACCGGGTGGAGCTCTTCGATGAGAACGGCAAGAAGACGAAACAGCACGCACTCATCTTCCCCCGGTATCAACAGCTGGATGCGGTTCGAACGCTGGTAGCCGACGCCAAGAAGCACGGCGCGGGCAAGCGATACCTAATCCAACATTCCGCCGGTTCCGGCAAGTCAAACACGATTGCGTGGCTGGCGCATCAGCTGTCTACGCTGCACGGAATAGACGATAAGCGGGTTTTCGACTCCATCATTGTGGTAACCGACCGACGTGTCCTCGACCGGCAGCTCCAGCAGACCATCCAGCAATTCGAGCAGACGCTGGGCATCGTCCAGAATATCGACAAGACCAGCAGCCAGCTGGGTAAGGCCCTTGAGGACGGGAAGACCATCATTGTCACGACGCTCCAGAAGTTCGGCGTAATCGTGAATGCGATCGGAGAGTTGAAGGGCAAGCGGTTTGCCGTCATTGTCGACGAGGCGCACTCCTCCCAGTCCGGCGAATCGGCCAAGAGCCTGAAGAAGGTGCTTGTGAAGGACGGCATTGCCGAGGAGGAACTGGAGGAAGATGAAGTGGACAACGCCGTCCTGAAAGAGATAGCCGCGCGCGGACGGCAGGACAACCTGTCTACGTTTGCCTTCACGGCCACGCCGAAGCCCAAGACGCTCGAGCTGTTTGGCGTACGGCAGCCTGATGGCCGTTTTTCAGCGTTCCATTTGTACTCCATGAAGCAGGCCATCGAAGAGGGCTTCATTTTGGATGTGCTGAGGAATTACACGACGTATACGGCCTACTGGCGTCTTTTGAAGACGGTCGAAGACGATCCTCGCTACGACACGGGGAAGGCAACGTATCTGCTAAAGAACTTTGTGGAGCTGCACGAAGAAGCCATCCGCCAGAAAGTCGGCATCATGGTGGATCACTACGCGTCCCATGTAAAACATCGAATTGCGGGCAAGGCCAAGGCCATGATTGTGACGCGTTCCCGGCTTCACGCCGTCCGCTACAAGCTAGCCATCGATGCCTACATCCAGGAGAAAGGCTACAGTTTCAAGACGCTGGTGGCGTTTTCCGATAAGGTGGATGACGGTGGAAAGACGTACACCGAGGCCGGAATGAACGGCTTTTCCGATACGCAGACGGCAAAGACGTTCAACCAGGATGCGTACCGCATTATGGTGGTGGCCAACAAGTTTCAGACCGGGTTTGACCAGCCGCTGCTGCACACCATGTACGTGGACAAGAAGCTGGGAGGGGTGGGGGCCGTCCAGACGCTGTCCCGGTTGAACCGGACGCATCCGGACAAGGTCGATACCATGGTCATCGACTTCGCGAACGAGGCCGAAGACATCCAGAAGGCGTTTGCGGACTATTTCGAAACGACCATTCTGACGGAGGGTACCGATCCGAATCTGATTTACGATGTGGAGGCGCGGCTTGAAGAGCACGGCGTGTATGAGCGCGCCGAAATCGAACAGGTCGCCGGGTACGTATTCGGGAAGAAACGGGTCGATTCCAGCAAGGTGTATGCGGTGGTCGGCAAGGCGGTAGCGCGGTACAAGATGCTGGAGGACGAAGAGCAGAAGGCATTCAAGAGCCAGCTGAGCGAGTACATCCGGCTGTACAGTTTCCTGGCGCAGGTCATGCCGTTCAAGGACATCTCCCTGGAGAAGCTTTTCGTGTTCGCCCGCTTTTTGCGGCCGTTGATTGCCGGTGACAAGGAGGTCTTGCCGGTCGAGGTCACGAGCAACGTGGATATGGGCACGTACCGGCTGCACGAGACGTTCTCTGGCGCGACGTCCGTAGAGCAGGGGGAAGGCGCGTTGCAGCCGCAGGGGGCGAAGGAGCACCATGTGAGCCCCGCCGCGGATGAGGAACCGTTGTCGCAGATCATCAAGTTGCTGAATGATCGGTTCGGGCTGAAGTTGGGGCCGGAGCACGAGGAGACGATCGGTAAGGTGTTGACTACGTTAGATGGGGATGCTTCGCTCGGCACGATCGTTCAGGCGAACACGCGGGACAATGCGAAGCTGTCGTTCGACCACAAGGCGGAGGACGTCCTTCAGGACATTGTGGATACCAACTATGAGCTGTACAAGCTCATTACGAACAACGACAAGGCCGGGCGTGTGCTGAAGGACTTCCTGTTTGACCAGTTCGCGTCCAAGCATCGCCGGGCCGCCGATCTGGTCAAAAAGCATGAGTCCAAGACGCTGGAGTTCAAATCAACGCTGCGTTGGGACGTGAAGCTGGGTCAGAACAACCCGAAAGTGGTTACCCACGCGGTGCTGAAGACGCTGGCAGCGTTCATGAATACGGACGGCGGTGACCTCCTGATTGGTGTCGATGATTCCGGAAAGGTGCTGGGCCTGGACGCCGACGGATTCGACAGCGAAGATGCGTTCATGCTCCACCTGACCGAGCAAACCCGCAATGCGCTGGGGGATTTGGCCGCGACGCTGATTGACCCCGCCATGCAAAACGTCGGAGCACGGCGTGTTTGCCTGGTTTCGTGCAAGCGCAGTTCCGTGCCGATTTACCTCAAGTGGAAGGGCACAGAGAAAGACGAGGAGCGGGGAGACTTTTACGTTCGGCAGGGGCAGGGGCCGGGGACGGTGTTGTTGCAATGA
- a CDS encoding putative DNA binding domain-containing protein: MISVRESIYQHIQAESLDENIISAIQNRDGSFAIESALWDYKEFIPTDAEGMASVADDIVAMHNTYGGYLFFGIRDESESSLFQLVGISEDLEFVQLKDKLYGWTNRRLDIKYKSFIVIGKKIGVLFVPKRTPSDKVLSYRKDGPQKNGRPIFRRSQVSIRESDSTVRVVSPEQWEFVNGHRRLDGTSNNTSTSVLILSKLPPRDFICQEFVGRAEVMSSLWQWYTDMFRNVIVLSGEGGIGKSSIAYEFLTRLVSTASVGHVAWMTAKNQQFWAESNEYVSTPATDYVSTESFIDVLLTQLLTPDEIITSLEDADIFEKTDALKKQLVDAGRIVVCVDDVDSLTVDEQILIGQTISTLSGASNDIMFIVTTRRVQHFSHLSRIVIPGFPEKEFQDYCQSLCQKLDIREINDDEKRQLHSVSKGSPLYAESILRLVRLGSTMGVAIQNWKSDSGENVRKAALGKEVAELGTDAKKVLLATAILGSSSSSEIRLATGFVQSQVDAAIQQLQAFYLFPSPTYVDDEPRFTIDDNVVRFIHEKAEMYFAKNMIAQVRENVSTIVNNGSGGPTQVALIVRQARSHIQQEEYQKAHDAILSGLNRYPENPRLIMTRSELWISEYDATQDGELLSRATNELEKLTSQRYRDELVWEYLYLARTKGGDKDYLMVDLFRDAYENTSNIKWARKYVEALIVRSRSNLDTDGYAIGLHDLRDAVILLQDIRPSHSDVWLQRMINEIAIVFLRIAKANSKSDPTHKLEVSLGLITLLNHTPDILSTMLFSAGEFLDQVQDQNKNLRNAKYEILHSDFESVLDLKRGIFNAAQQEQYASLNQRWKGMK, encoded by the coding sequence ATGATAAGCGTACGGGAGTCAATTTATCAGCATATTCAGGCTGAGTCACTTGATGAGAATATTATTAGTGCAATCCAAAATAGAGATGGATCATTTGCCATTGAAAGCGCCTTGTGGGATTATAAAGAGTTTATTCCAACTGATGCAGAAGGTATGGCAAGTGTTGCAGATGATATCGTCGCAATGCATAACACTTACGGTGGGTATTTATTTTTCGGCATTCGAGATGAGAGTGAAAGCAGCCTATTTCAGCTCGTGGGTATTTCGGAAGATCTAGAATTTGTACAATTGAAAGATAAGTTGTACGGATGGACAAATCGGCGTCTAGATATTAAGTATAAAAGTTTTATTGTAATTGGGAAAAAAATAGGTGTATTATTTGTGCCAAAACGTACCCCTTCGGACAAGGTATTGAGTTACAGAAAGGATGGTCCACAGAAAAATGGCAGGCCTATTTTCCGTAGGTCTCAGGTTTCTATTCGGGAATCTGACTCCACTGTCCGTGTAGTAAGTCCAGAGCAATGGGAGTTTGTAAATGGGCATAGGCGACTTGACGGTACGAGTAACAATACAAGCACATCCGTTTTAATTCTTTCGAAGCTGCCGCCGAGAGATTTTATTTGTCAAGAATTTGTAGGCAGAGCAGAGGTGATGTCAAGTCTGTGGCAATGGTACACTGACATGTTCCGTAATGTTATTGTGCTTTCCGGAGAAGGTGGCATCGGCAAGTCTTCAATTGCATATGAGTTTTTGACTCGTCTGGTGTCTACGGCGTCTGTTGGCCATGTTGCTTGGATGACAGCTAAGAATCAACAATTCTGGGCCGAGTCAAATGAATATGTCTCCACGCCTGCCACAGATTACGTTTCGACTGAATCATTCATCGATGTATTGTTGACCCAATTGCTTACTCCAGACGAAATAATTACATCTCTTGAGGATGCAGACATATTCGAGAAAACCGATGCTCTTAAGAAGCAGTTGGTCGATGCTGGGCGGATCGTAGTGTGTGTTGATGATGTTGATTCACTTACTGTCGATGAGCAAATTCTGATAGGGCAGACTATTTCTACCTTATCCGGTGCCAGTAATGACATTATGTTTATTGTGACAACGCGAAGGGTTCAGCACTTCTCACATTTGTCAAGAATCGTAATTCCTGGTTTTCCGGAGAAGGAGTTCCAGGATTATTGCCAATCATTGTGTCAGAAACTTGACATAAGGGAGATAAATGATGATGAGAAACGGCAATTACACTCGGTGTCTAAAGGATCACCTCTTTATGCCGAGTCGATTCTCCGGCTCGTGCGCCTCGGAAGTACGATGGGCGTCGCTATTCAGAATTGGAAAAGTGACAGCGGTGAAAATGTACGTAAGGCAGCATTGGGTAAAGAAGTCGCAGAGCTTGGAACCGACGCCAAGAAGGTTCTGCTCGCAACAGCAATATTAGGGTCGTCGTCTAGTTCCGAAATCCGACTGGCTACCGGTTTTGTCCAGTCCCAGGTTGATGCCGCTATTCAGCAGCTCCAAGCGTTCTATCTGTTCCCAAGTCCTACCTATGTTGACGACGAGCCCCGCTTTACTATTGATGATAATGTCGTACGTTTCATCCATGAGAAGGCAGAAATGTATTTCGCAAAGAATATGATCGCTCAGGTTCGGGAAAACGTATCTACAATCGTAAATAATGGATCAGGTGGTCCCACTCAAGTTGCCCTTATTGTTAGGCAGGCTCGGTCACACATACAGCAAGAAGAGTACCAGAAAGCCCATGATGCAATATTGTCAGGGTTGAATAGATATCCGGAAAACCCCAGATTAATTATGACGCGATCGGAGTTGTGGATTTCCGAGTATGATGCTACTCAGGATGGTGAGTTGCTATCGAGGGCTACGAATGAGCTTGAGAAGCTGACAAGTCAAAGGTATCGGGATGAATTAGTTTGGGAATACCTCTATTTGGCGCGTACAAAGGGTGGTGACAAGGATTATCTAATGGTTGATCTATTTAGAGATGCATATGAAAATACATCAAATATAAAGTGGGCACGGAAGTACGTTGAGGCGTTAATAGTTAGGTCAAGATCAAACCTAGATACGGATGGCTATGCAATCGGGCTACACGATCTCAGAGATGCGGTCATTCTGTTGCAAGATATCCGACCGTCACACAGTGACGTATGGTTGCAACGTATGATAAATGAAATAGCGATTGTATTCCTTCGTATCGCTAAAGCAAATAGCAAATCAGATCCGACGCACAAACTCGAGGTGTCTCTTGGCCTCATAACATTGTTAAATCACACTCCAGACATATTGTCAACAATGTTGTTCTCGGCTGGGGAATTCTTGGATCAAGTACAAGATCAAAATAAGAATCTTAGAAATGCGAAGTATGAAATATTGCATTCTGATTTCGAAAGTGTTCTTGATCTTAAGAGAGGTATATTTAATGCTGCGCAGCAGGAGCAATATGCTTCACTAAATCAACGGTGGAAGGGAATGAAATAA
- a CDS encoding HNH endonuclease: MRAYREHCTICRLKHRELLDAAHIIPDNEPDGHPVVTNGLALCKIHHAAYDRGVLGISPDYTVAIREDVLVEIDGPMLKHGLVEMHGVRLLLPRSRADWPDQERLERRFVAFRG; encoded by the coding sequence TTGCGCGCGTATCGTGAGCATTGCACGATTTGTCGGCTGAAGCACCGGGAATTGCTCGATGCGGCGCACATCATTCCGGACAATGAACCGGACGGCCATCCGGTTGTGACGAATGGGCTGGCGCTGTGCAAGATCCATCACGCGGCGTACGACCGCGGTGTGCTGGGGATTTCGCCCGACTACACGGTTGCCATCCGCGAGGACGTGTTGGTGGAGATTGACGGCCCCATGCTGAAGCACGGCCTGGTCGAAATGCACGGTGTGCGGCTTCTGCTGCCGAGATCACGGGCCGATTGGCCGGATCAGGAGCGCCTGGAGCGGCGGTTTGTGGCGTTTCGGGGGTGA
- a CDS encoding helix-turn-helix domain-containing protein: MDQNGLRPSDFSPDVLDKLAAVLAEPDHVALVDDKGRKVELPAALAGFLLRMARLLEERRTLVLIPEDEEYTTQAAANFLGVSRQHLVGLLESGQIPFHKVGTHRRVVFRDLLAFQKNRDRARRSALDQLAKSVDEAGLYDASFKAD, translated from the coding sequence ATGGATCAGAACGGACTCAGACCATCCGACTTCAGCCCCGACGTGCTGGACAAGTTGGCCGCCGTGCTCGCAGAGCCCGACCACGTTGCCCTCGTAGATGACAAGGGTCGAAAAGTTGAACTGCCTGCAGCACTGGCAGGCTTTCTGCTGCGGATGGCCCGGCTACTGGAGGAGCGCAGAACGCTGGTTCTCATCCCGGAAGACGAGGAGTACACCACGCAGGCGGCAGCGAATTTCCTGGGTGTTTCAAGGCAGCATCTCGTTGGACTGCTTGAATCGGGACAAATACCGTTTCACAAGGTGGGCACACACCGCCGGGTTGTGTTTCGCGATTTGTTGGCGTTCCAGAAAAACCGTGACAGGGCGCGCCGGTCTGCGCTTGACCAGCTTGCAAAATCCGTTGACGAAGCCGGGCTGTATGATGCCTCATTTAAGGCGGACTGA
- a CDS encoding multicopper oxidase domain-containing protein gives MLLVTSVVQAQTNRLFIPETLSGTTFNLNMAPGSHEFSPGKLTQTLAFNGSFLGPTLIFNKGDFVELNVTNQIGEPTTVHWHGMHVSPKNDGGPHTVIADGTTWRPSFEVMDRATTFWYHPHLHHKTDEHVYRGLAGMIIVRDPVEALLALPRDYGVDDIPVIIQDRDFDPQGQLVFDGGGVGASGNTIIVNGTVRPFVEVGAGVVRFRILNGSNARVYQLGLDDGSSFWQIGSDGGLLNAPVAMNRLKLAPGERAEVLLDLSGKAGQTKTLMSYSSELIRAEPGGNAEALGGPPPQPGIIDGTNFSIMQIRIAGSTAISSIPATLVEIESIPESAANRTRQMILGQRPGIRGQQIINGVAMDLNVINEVVTLGDTEIWYVSNETPVPHPFHIHDVQFQILDRNGVSPELNERGWKDVVLVYPRETVRFITKFEDFADPDTPYMYHCHFLGHEDGGMMGQFIVLDPSATFIEPSQLPNGDFTVSIYPNPFVGWTTISYSLEKRSNVRITIYDTLGREVVMLFDGSRDAGPNESIWKADNVPSGTYLIQLDVDGTAVTHPVHIRK, from the coding sequence TTGCTCCTGGTAACATCTGTCGTACAGGCGCAAACCAACAGACTTTTTATTCCGGAGACATTGTCCGGCACCACATTCAATCTGAATATGGCGCCTGGATCCCATGAGTTTTCGCCAGGCAAACTGACCCAAACACTGGCCTTCAATGGAAGTTTTTTGGGGCCGACTCTGATTTTCAACAAGGGCGACTTTGTTGAGCTCAATGTGACGAATCAGATCGGAGAACCAACCACGGTCCACTGGCACGGAATGCACGTGTCACCCAAAAACGACGGTGGACCACACACCGTTATAGCCGATGGCACCACGTGGAGACCTTCATTCGAAGTGATGGACCGTGCAACCACGTTCTGGTACCACCCACATCTACATCACAAAACAGATGAGCACGTTTATCGCGGATTAGCCGGGATGATCATTGTGCGAGATCCAGTTGAAGCGCTACTTGCATTGCCTCGCGATTATGGGGTTGATGATATTCCAGTGATCATTCAAGATCGAGATTTTGATCCACAAGGACAGCTTGTATTTGATGGCGGTGGGGTTGGGGCATCTGGAAACACGATCATCGTCAACGGTACGGTCAGGCCTTTTGTCGAAGTTGGCGCCGGTGTGGTCCGATTCAGAATACTTAATGGGTCGAATGCCAGAGTCTATCAATTGGGGCTGGACGACGGCAGTTCCTTTTGGCAAATAGGTTCGGATGGAGGATTGCTGAATGCACCTGTTGCCATGAACAGGTTGAAATTGGCTCCCGGAGAGCGAGCTGAAGTGTTGCTGGATTTAAGCGGAAAAGCAGGTCAAACGAAAACGTTGATGAGCTATTCTTCCGAATTGATCCGAGCAGAACCAGGCGGAAATGCTGAGGCACTTGGCGGGCCGCCGCCTCAGCCTGGAATCATCGATGGAACCAATTTTTCAATTATGCAGATCCGAATTGCAGGATCAACCGCGATTTCGTCGATCCCTGCCACTTTGGTTGAAATTGAATCGATACCAGAGTCCGCTGCAAATCGAACTCGCCAAATGATTTTAGGCCAACGGCCTGGAATTCGAGGACAGCAGATTATCAATGGTGTAGCGATGGATCTCAATGTGATCAACGAAGTCGTGACCCTCGGAGACACTGAAATATGGTATGTCTCCAATGAAACACCCGTGCCTCATCCATTCCATATCCACGACGTTCAATTTCAAATTCTGGACCGGAATGGGGTAAGCCCAGAGCTGAACGAGCGCGGTTGGAAGGACGTGGTATTGGTCTATCCAAGAGAAACAGTACGGTTTATTACCAAATTTGAGGATTTTGCGGACCCCGATACGCCGTATATGTACCACTGCCATTTCCTTGGGCATGAAGACGGAGGCATGATGGGTCAGTTCATCGTTCTGGACCCGAGTGCAACGTTTATCGAACCATCCCAGCTACCCAACGGCGATTTTACGGTCTCCATCTACCCAAATCCGTTTGTGGGCTGGACCACCATATCCTATTCGCTTGAGAAAAGGTCCAATGTGCGAATTACCATTTACGATACGCTGGGGCGCGAAGTGGTCATGCTATTCGATGGGTCCAGGGACGCAGGTCCGAATGAGTCGATTTGGAAGGCTGACAACGTTCCATCGGGAACGTATCTCATTCAACTGGACGTTGATGGTACTGCGGTAACGCATCCTGTTCATATCCGAAAGTAG